A single window of Balaenoptera acutorostrata chromosome X, mBalAcu1.1, whole genome shotgun sequence DNA harbors:
- the CRLF2 gene encoding cytokine receptor-like factor 2, producing MRRIFLPWAVSALFLLGRVMASEEKELGEALQLQIINFNFETVKVTWNASEYSGTNLTFLLKLSGNEAYRPCSKYTLQQGYTAGCLLEVEKDAVLHFSIRNGTQPLLSKSLWISNYLKPRSLSDLSFQWHQGAVTVTCSDLWYKGLVYEIQHKSTFDTEWQSKEAKTCNVTLDSLDAEKCYFFRARVKTLESSYGSDTYPSDWSEVIHQQRGKLTDLCRENSLFPNFILVAGLVTFLIVSLLLLPLWKLRRVKKVLMPSVPDPRFTFSGLFESHQGNFQEWIKDTQNVAHLNKMEDGEQESIPEEAVVVQLAEMPVTAVTSPVYRQTEEEEATGEPGQLPRQPPQDGEVVSLGDFTFVTSDNSYVRF from the exons ATGAGGCGTATCTTTTTGCCCTGGGCAGTCTCAGCTCTCTTCCTGCTGGGACGTGTGATGGCTTCAGAAGAAAAGGAGCTCG GAGAAGCATTGCAGCTTCAAATCATCAACTTTAATTTCGAAACTGTGAAGGTTACGTGGAATGCAAGTGAATACTCTGGGACTAATTTGACATTCCTCCTAAA GTTAAGCGGCAATGAGGCGTACAGACCATGCTCCAAGTATACCCTTCAACAAGGTTACACTGCCGGGTGCCTCCTGGAAGTAGAAAAAGATGCAGTTCTACATTTTTCCATCAGGAATGGAACTCAGCCCCTTCTCAGCAAGAGTTTGTGGATCAGCAACTACC TGAAACCCAGATCCCTGAGTGACCTGAGCTTCCAGTGGCATCAGGGAGCAGTGACAGTGACTTGCTCTGACCTGTGGTACAAAGGTCTCGTGTATGAAATCCAGCACAAGAGCACCTTTGACACTGAGTGGCAG TCCAAGGAGGCAAAAACCTGCAATGTCACGCTCGACAGTTTGGATGCTGAGAAGTGTTATTTCTTTCGGGCCAGAGTGAAAACGCTGGAGTCCAGCTACGGCTCTGACACATACCCAAGTGACTGGTCAGAGGTGATACACCAGCAGAGGGGCAAGCTAACAG ATTTGTGCCGGGAAAACAGCCTtttcccaaattttattttagttgctGGCCTGGTCACCTTCCTGATagtctcccttctccttctgccttTATGGAAACTACGGAG GGTTAAGAAGGTTCTCATGCCCAGTGTGCCGGATCCGAGATTCACCTTCTCTGGGCTCTTTGAGTCTCACCAAGGTAACTTCCAG GAGTGGATCAAGGACACGCAGAACGTGGCTCACTTGAATAAGATGGAAGACGGGGAGCAGGAGTCCATCCCGGAAGAGGCCGTGGTGGTCCAGCTGGCAGAGATGCCCGTGACAGCAGTGACGAGCCCTGTGTACCGGcagacagaggaggaagaggccaCCGGGGAGCCCGGCCAGCTCCCTCGCCAGCCCCCCCAGGACGGCGAGGTGGTCTCTCTCGGGGATTTTACGTTTGTGACGAGTGACAACTCATACGTGAGGTTCTGA